One Papaver somniferum cultivar HN1 chromosome 10, ASM357369v1, whole genome shotgun sequence genomic window carries:
- the LOC113316248 gene encoding paramyosin-like, which produces MARKDEAKIKALSEDLQKEKDHSRKQGQKIEKLLTRCMQRQMSADEASSSLEGIRAEMVNLTTQNDIYVSENSILNEKAETLCLKVDRLSVECSRNKEMNLHLQNDNLRLKLELQRVSNSLTTSRILHSSSIANYKKLEEDYDRVIKSKIELAATLRRSRNTVDGLNEKVDCLKKKVKLLQAKLATSSRPKPAKSSPLIKPASLRGKCALAIQSDKSTLKSPHGEESDERHKSRVLRITKERDEGRGDVSHLNEEIESLNNNMDEIIDSSKKIAKTARKNTQSYLVPLFNDYCAEHGIPPPSFPLEIFSDDEKPQDEAADPSNEEFSLDDDEEPKVDTAKDNEGSKGASTSIAEEGGEIPESTIIDSAIPQ; this is translated from the exons ATGGCTAGGAAAGATGAAGCTAAAATCAAAGCTTTATCGGAGGACCTTCAGAAAGAAAAAGATCATTCCCGCAAGCAAGGCCAAAAGATAGAGAAGCTTTTGA CTCGATGCATGCAACGTCAAATGAGCGCCGACGAAGCTTCCTCCTCGCTGGAAGGTATTCGCGCTGAGATGGTGAACCTTACAACTCAAAATGATATTTATGTTTCTGAGAACTCCATCCTTAATGAAAAGGCCGAGACCCTTTGCTTGAAAGTGGACCGTTTGTCAGTTGAATGCTCCCGTAACAAGGAAATGAACCTCCATCTCCAAAATGACAACCTGCGCCTTAAGTTAGAGCTTCAACGGGTCTCTAATTCTCTTACTACCTCGCGGATCCTCCATTCTTCTTCGATAGCCAACTATAAGAAACTGGAGGAAGATTACGATCGAGTGATCAAAAGCAAAATCGAGCTCGCAGCTACTCTTCGTAGGTCTCGGAACACTGTGGATGGTCTAAACGAGAAGGTTGATTGTTTGAAGAAAAAGGTGAAACTATTGCAAGCTAAATTAGCCACTTCCTCTCGTCCAAAACCTGCGAAATCCTCTCCTCTAATCAAGCCTGCAAGTCTCCGTGGAAAATGCGCTCTCGCCATTCAGTCTGACAAGAGCACTTTGAAATCCCCTCATGGTGAAG AATCAGATGAGCGTCACAAGAGTCGGGTCCTTCGTATCACCAAGGAGAGAGATGAAGGTCGTGGTGACGTTTCTCATCTTAATGAGGAGATTGAGAGTCTAAATAATAACATGGACGAGATCATTGATTCTTCCAAGAAGATAGCCAAGACGGCCCGCAAGAATACTCAGAGCTATTTGGTTCCACTATTCAATGACTATTGCGCTGAGCATGGCATTCCTCCTCCTTCTTTTCCTTTGGAGATTTTTTCTGATGATGAGAAGCCTCAGGATGAAGCTGCTGATCCTTCCAACGAGGAATTCTCTCTTGATGACGACGAGGAACCAAAAGTTGACACCGCGAAGGACAACGAGGGGTCCAAGGGAGCTTCTACTAGCATTGCCGAGGAAGGCGGCGAGATCCCCGAGTCAACCATCATCGATAGTGCCATTCCTCAGTAG